ATGGGTTATCAGTACAGTACAGTAAAATAGATGAAAGAGAACTTTCAATTGTTATCAGATCTTCAGATGTCATAATCAGGCTAGCAAAAGATTTGGCACTAAGCATGCCAAATGAAAAAGGATTGGTGCTGCAGCCTGATAAATTTAACACCACCAAAAAACACTAAGACACCCAACTGAAAGGGAATCAAATACCAGGTTTGTACCTGAGAAAAATTATCTTGCATCAAATTAATGCTCCACAACCTAGCACAAGCAGTGAGCACCTAACACTTATTTTGGAAGTTTAGAGATAGCAGTGAGACACTATTGATGGAAAGTCAACCCACTTGGAAACAAGATAATTAATTTAACACAGAAAAACACCCAAGACCGTCCAAGAACAATAAACCTATTTTACAAAGGCATTCTTGTGTACTTTGTCATCCATGATGTAATCAGGATAATATTCATAAGCAACAATAGTATTTCAAGTGATCAAATGCTTCTTCTGTCAGGGTGGAGTACCTGCTCACTAAAAGCATCGCTTCAGGCCTTCAAGGTTTCTGAATATAactccaaaagaaaaagaaaaacctaCAGGAAAGTTTAGTAGATATCTTCAGAGCCTATTCCTCTGCAATTCAGCCCATAATGAACAAACTGTGAAATATAAAAGTGCAAAGAATCACAGCCATCTCAAATTGTTGGTTAGGCAACAAAATAGCGAAGTAGATGACCGGAAAATCATAGCTACAGATGTAATGACTACAATATTAGAGAACAAAGAAAttcttaaatatgaaaataacaaATAGATTTATTGCCAAGAAATCTTAATTACACTAGGATGGAGCTAGAATTTCAGGTACACCAAATGAAGAAAGGAGGAGGCACCTGCATCGGTGTCCATCAATATTCCATAAAATGGAGAGCACAAGGCATCTGATTTGACGAACTACTTTGATAGCTTTGATTACAAGCCCCATTATCTTGGAACAACCAAAAGCCAACCACTGTACAATTTCCACAAGATGTGAAATTATAACTATACAAAATATAACAACAGTCGTAATAATATGGTAATTCCTGGATGATACAAGTATACACATTCTACTCTTTTTACAACTCGTAACACTTCATATTGATACCTGTATGTGTGCCCACTACACTCACTCTTCTGCCCGGCATCCTTTGCAAGTTCACATGAGATCTCAAATATAAACATTTTGCAAGAGTAATTCATTCACTTATCTGACTAGCAGAGGGTAAATGAACAAATCTTTCAAAGCATTTTCAGAATCCACAGTTTATACttgtgtatgtacatatataaaagACAGGGTCCAACGAGATCCTTATCAGAGAGGTGCTTGCAAAGTTTGATGTAAGGTTCAATGTTTCCAGATTCTTGTATGTTTTTTCTTAGTCCTTGCAAAACGGCAGCCCTATCCAAGTACTCTGGGCTTATGCCCAAGTTGAGCATTTTTATGAGGGTTTCTGAAGCATCTACATAAAACCCTCCTTTCACATAGCCTCGTAGCAGCCATGATAATGTCTTTTTCCTAAGCCCAACACTCATAATCTCCACTCCAGCAAGCAACCGACCGACAGCACCAGCTTCCTTTTGGGAAGCACAAATTGCTAGCACAGCATCATAAAGTTCCCTGTCAGGCTCCTTACCTGAAAGTTTCATTAGCCACAACTGCTGCTCCGCCTCACGTCCAAAACCAGCACAAGTATACAGTGCAAGGAGCCTCTCATGAACAACTCCGGAAATTGCTGAACTACCCTCTTGCAGTGCCCAGTCTGACAAAAGGATTCCATTCCTTATAAGGGCTGACTGATACTTTTCAATATTGCCCAAATTCTCAGCATCCAGTGCGTTAATCAAGCCTGCCTTAATTGAAACCTTCAACTTACGCAAAGCTTTTGAGAACTCCTTTTGCTCTTTAACCAATGCCGTCAAAGCAATTAGGTAACTATAAACTTCAGGCTTCAACCCATTCTCTTTAAATTCGATAACTAATTTAACTGCACCCAGATAATCTCCATCTACCTGAAAGAAATCAGAAAAGAAAATAAGAACCTATGATTGCCTTTCTGGTCCAATGATATAGTGATTCTAGACAACAGGGAGTCAAGGAAAGGCCAGGAATGGTAGAAAAGATGCAAGATTCTAAATCTTATGCAGTGCActagatgaaaatatttttaggTAGTAATGACACtagaaagataaataacaaatttcaATTGTTCTCATGTCATAATTGGCATTCGTAAATTTGCCGCTAGCTTTAATAACAGAGTTTGTCTGCAAAACACCAAATAAAGTATCAAGAGCTGTTCCCACTTCCAAACATGTGGTACCTACTTAAGGATTTTTTAAGAATAATAGGGAACGAAATTTGCTACACTTCTGCAGGAAGCAGAGAGATTTTTTGTTTTTGGCGGGGGTGTGGTTCTAAGCCCATCCAGCTGATTTTGAAAATCATAACCTCTTTCTATACCACAAAAGAGATAGTTGGATTTCAAGAATCATAACTTTTTTCTACGACACTTAAAATCTGATAGAACTACATAAGTTTACAGCTTTAGAATGATACTGCCCCAAAATTCTTTACAGATAATATCAGTTTGTAAAGTGTAAGTGGCCCCTTAGATTGAGGAAAATATAAGTTGGCCTTAAACATTAGAATCAGCAAATACTTCAGTTCATCAGATATACAGTAGAAATTAACCAGAACAAATCTATACAGTTCAATAAACCAGGAATGATGATTTAAGTAGCGTAGCAACTCAAAGATCAATAAAAAATGACGCTTACGACTGCCAGTACTGAAGAAATAAATCAATTTTCTACACTAACAATCATACAAAAGGTTGAATGCAGTGCAGTCTTTACCATCATCTTCCAGACGAGATACCCTACTGGTCCTCCTCTTTCGCCCTCATGCCCTTCTTCGATCTTATAGCCTCCGATTCCCCCTCGTTTCAGAACATCCTTAACAAAGGCTATAGCCTCGTCCTCCTTCCCCCTGTCCCAGTACAAAGACACCACCTTTTCCACCATGCTGAACCCCGGATCGAGACCTACGCACTCCATCTCATTCAGCAGCGTCATCACGTCCTCCGGCGCATGCTCTCCACCGATCAACCTCTCGATCCACCCACATGCGATGGACACCATGAGCTCCATCGTCTCCGCATCGACCCGGTTCTCCTTCCGGAGCCAATC
The window above is part of the Musa acuminata AAA Group cultivar baxijiao chromosome BXJ2-6, Cavendish_Baxijiao_AAA, whole genome shotgun sequence genome. Proteins encoded here:
- the LOC135615765 gene encoding pentatricopeptide repeat-containing protein At2g30100, chloroplastic-like; this encodes MALSAPIGSSLPFSSSSALCPRRRPILHLLRQPYCNRPLSLRVSSSISDSQNTNPNAVSKSLHVKPLESVRFDRLLTSSTEEEMGEGFFEAIEELERMVRDPSDVLGELVERLSARELQLVLVYFAQEGRDSYCALEVFDWLRKENRVDAETMELMVSIACGWIERLIGGEHAPEDVMTLLNEMECVGLDPGFSMVEKVVSLYWDRGKEDEAIAFVKDVLKRGGIGGYKIEEGHEGERGGPVGYLVWKMMVDGDYLGAVKLVIEFKENGLKPEVYSYLIALTALVKEQKEFSKALRKLKVSIKAGLINALDAENLGNIEKYQSALIRNGILLSDWALQEGSSAISGVVHERLLALYTCAGFGREAEQQLWLMKLSGKEPDRELYDAVLAICASQKEAGAVGRLLAGVEIMSVGLRKKTLSWLLRGYVKGGFYVDASETLIKMLNLGISPEYLDRAAVLQGLRKNIQESGNIEPYIKLCKHLSDKDLVGPCLLYMYIHKYKLWILKML